Below is a genomic region from Odocoileus virginianus isolate 20LAN1187 ecotype Illinois chromosome 30, Ovbor_1.2, whole genome shotgun sequence.
ATGTGTCTGGCTGCGTGTTTGCGTGTGTATATTCCCCGTGTATGTGCAGGTGTATTTCTGCATTTAACTAGTCAAACATTTACCGACTACCTGCTGTGTGCACAATTCTGGCTTTAGCGGGAAGGCTCTGGTCCCTAGCTTCAAGGTCACAATCCGGTTTGGGGGGGTGCAGTATGTGTGTGCAAAAGCCTGTGTGATTTGTAGGTATCCAGGGACACGCCTTTGCTCCCAGACTTACCCTTGCACAGGTGAAGCCATCTGTGGCCCTTGTCGCCCTTGTACGCCCCTGCCTGTGTGCAGGTGTGAGGATGTGTGAGGTACGTCTCTTGGTCTGCACATAGATCTGGGTCTATGACTGCCTAGGGTCCTTTATGTGGGACCAGGTATCATGTGCCTGTTTTTATACAAGGGTCAGTGTGCATGTGTGCCCAGGTGTACGTCTCATTGGGGGCAAGTGTATCTACAGGCATCAGTGTGTACACACATGTCTTTGTACATGTCTTGAAGTGTGTCCCTGAGTATGTTCATGGGCCTCTGTAAGCATGTGTCCATGAGTACCTCTCAAGCCACCTTGATCTCAGCCTTCCTGGGCTTGTACCCTGCCCACCACAGGGGTGTATATTTGGGCAGAAAAAGGCAGCTGGCTCCAGGATGTGCCCTGACCCTTGGTGTGCCCCCAGGGAGCCACGTGTGCCCAGCCTGGGCGCTGCCCCGGCTGATGCCCCAGAGGGGCCACCCAGCTCCAGAGGGGCTCTGGTCCCTGCCTGGCCTCCTCATGGCACATGAGCCAGAGCCGGAGGCCGATGGGCTCCTGGATCTCAGCTTCCTgacagaggaggagcaggaggccaTTGCCGAGGTCCTGAAGCGAGATGCCCGCCTGCGCCAGCTGGAGGACGGACGGGTCAGGTAAGGCAGAACAAGGGGAGCCCTGGAGGAAGGGGCCTCTGGCCCTGGGGGTGCTCAGGTGGCCCCCACCCTGTCCCTTCAAGGTGCAGCCTGTCAGAAATCTCAGTAGGCCTTGCTTTGGCCCCCTGGAATACTTGGCCCTTGGCCATCAGGCCCATGGCCTCAGCTCATCACCTCTCCCAGCGTGGCTGCACCCACTCcctgccagcctccctgcctgCAGTCTCACCCTTTTGGGTCCACCTGCCATGTTGCAGCCAGAACTCTCCAGATCTATTCTTGGTATCCACTCCTAAAACCTCAGCATCCCGTCAGGGACAAGCTCCAAATTGTGGTCCACAAGGCCTCCCTGGTTGGTCTCTGGAAGCCTCTCCCATCTCACCCTTCACCAGTAAACCCCACCACCTGACATACTCAAAGTGTAATGCTACAGCCACTCAGTTGCTCCACAGTCCCCAAACACACCCTTCACTTCTGTGCTGTCCCTCATGCCTGGAAGAGAACGGTGAAGAGGAGCGTGGGACTCGTCAGTAGTGTTTGGGGACACACAGACACCTCCTAGCCTATAACCTTGGACCTCGCCAACACTgctctccccatctgtaaaatggggttaaggAGCCTACTTCATAGAGTTAAGAAGGGTTATACACAGTCATttaatgaagaataaatattttccttctctacCTGGAGAACTGAATTTGTCCTTTAAGAAGAaattcaaatgtcacctcctctgggaagctctCCAGGATTCTCAAAGGCAAAGCTTACCCTCTTACATACATATGACTCCTACAACATTATAGTAGTCCTGGTTTATTCCAGACTCCGTCTCCTGCCAACCCAAGCACCTCCAAAGCAGGGACCAAGTCTGATTTACTGTTATATCCCTGGCCCCAGgtacagggcctggcacacagagtGGGTGGCAAGAATGCTTGATTGCATAAGCGGTGACCGCCACATCCTCCCCCATCCTCCAGCAAGCTCCGGGCATCACTGGCAGACCCTGGGCAGCTGAAGATCCTAACTGGGGACTGGTTCCAGGAAGCACGCTCCCAGCGGCACCAGCACGCCCACTTCGGCTCTGACCTGGTCCGAGCTTCTATCCGCCGAAAGAAGGGCTGCAGGGGTGAGAGGAGCTCCCCAGAGGGGGCAGGCCTTGTGCAGCCCAGGTCACTGGGTATATGCGGACAAGGAGAGGGGGCCCCTGGTACTGTGTGACTCTGGGTGGGCACCGCCCCCCCATGGGCTCTGGGGAATGGGTGGGCATCTCCAAGGGTCAGACATCCCAGGAGCAGGGGTCCACACAACGTCTCACCTGTGTGCAGGAGACCAGGCTGGAGGCAGCGATGGGGAGGCCGAGGCTGCAGGGAAAGAGACTGAAGAGGCCCTGGAGCCCAGGTGAGGAGGTGTGGCAGGCAGTGGCGGGTGCCTTCCAGTCGGCCCATCCCTGACTacacctctccctcctcccaggcTCTCTGTAGACGAGGGCCCCCAAGAGAGGCTCAGCGAGGCCGAGGTGAGTAATGAGTGATTCAGCAGGCTAACGAGTGCGTGTACAGTCTCTGGAGCGGAGGTGGGGTGTGCGGGGGAAAGAACCCAGACTGCGAATTAATTGGGAAACCCTGGGCTAGGcctctgtcctcctcctctgTCACATGGAGCTCTGGGCCCAGCCTCTAAGGGAAACCGAACTGGCTactaggggtggggtgggggacagaaCTGGGCAAGGTCCAAGACTCAGATGCCACCGCTGGGGACCCTGGGAGTCAGGCAGGGCAGGTCCTGAAGTGTGAAGGGGTGTGAAGTAAAAGGGCCAGACTGGTCCTGCAGCTGGCTGCTGGCTGGGTCCTGAGGGCAGTGGAAAATCTGGAGCTGAAGCCTCTGACCTCTGATCCCATCATAACCTCTCAGCCCTTCACTACCAGTCCCCACTGTGACTTCTACCCCTTGCTTCTTTCAGGGACCGGATGTCTCCTCACCATGTGTCCCCACAAAGCCttcagagcaggaggaggagccccAAGCCCAAGAAGATGAGCGGGAAGGTGTGTGTTCAAAGCACAGGGAGGCTGGGGGATCAGAGACAGCTCTCTGCgagctgtgcttagtcgcccagtcgtgtccgactcttgcgaccccatggacagtagcccgccaggctcctctgtccacggggattctccaggcaagaatcctggagcgggttgccatgccctcctccaggggatcttccccacccaaggatcgaaccctggtctcccgcattgcaggcgggttctttaccatctgatcttccctggtggctcagacggtaaagagtttgcctgctaatgcaggagacatgggttcgatccctgggtcaggaagatcccctggagaagaaaatggtaacccactccaatattcttgcctggaaaacccatggacaggggagtctggcaggctacagtccaggaaagcccagagacaGCTCCAAGTGACCCCCGAACACCTGTGTtcacctttctcctcctgttttgTGGGCGGGGAGGCGTGGTCTCCACGGGCGACCGCAGGGCAGCCCTGGGGCCTGAACCTGGCTGGTAAACCAGTCCCTCCAAATTTGCTCAGGGGCGGGTTGGCGggcgggcaggggaggggctCGCTGAGCAGCTTgtgcccctcccagcccctgaccTGGGGCACCCTCCGGTCGTCGCCGGCGAGGAGGCGGACCCGGAGATGCAGCCGCCGTcgaggggagaggaggagccgCAGCCCCCGCCTGCCCAGGTAGGCGGGAGAGGCCCGCGGCTGCTCTCAAGACCCGGAGCGGATTCTGGGCGGGGAGCGCCTCTGCCCGAGGCTGCGAGCTGTGCGGGACCAGGAAACGCCGCGGGAGGGGCGAGGGGTTACGGGGGCGCCCCGGTCACTTAGTCACTTACCCCCCTCCTGAGACCCAGGCGGCGTCTGAGATGCTGGAGAATGGGGAGGAGACCCCGGGGGCCGACCCCTCGTTCGACCGCATGCTCAGCAGCAGCTCCTCCCTGTCCAGCCTCAACTCCTCCACGGTGAGGGGACGAGGGAAAGggtctgggggcgggggtggggacgCCTCCTTCCCCCGTATCCCAACACGCAACCCCTGCATAACCCCTCCCTTGACCTCACttcccccccttccccccacccccccaactccCGCGATCTGAACCCTCGGCGCTCGGCTTCCCCAGCGCCGACGTGAGCCCGGGTCCCCCGCCCTGACCTCCCACCCTCCGTCCGCAGCTGAGCGGCAGCCAGATGAGCCTGTCAGGGGAGCCGGAGGCGGGCGCCGTGCAAGTGCGCGGCTCCGTGCACTTCGCGCTGCGCTACGAGCCGGGGGCCGCCGAGCTGCGCGTGCACGTGATCCAGTGCCAGGGCCTGGCCGCCGCACGGCGCCGCCGCTCCGACCCGTGAGTGCCCGACCCCGCGAGGCTGGGGCGCTAAGGGTGCCGCGCTCTCCGTCCAACCGCGCCGCTTTTCttggcttcagtttccccatctgcaaaatgggaataacctTCTTGGGAGACGCAGGAGTTGGGTGATTTAACTCCTATAAAGCGCGGCACGAGGCCTGCCACGCGTTCCAGGCTGTGGCTGGAGCAAGTGCTGGAAGGGGCTGGAAGGGTaaagcgcccccccccccccttaccTCCGTTCCTCACCTTCCCCGCTCCAGCTACGTCAAAAGCTACCTCCTCCCAGATAAGCAGAGCAAGCGCAAGACAACAGTGAAGAAACGGAATCTGAACCCGGTCTTCAACGAGATTCTCCGGGTGAGGCTTCAACGACGGGGCAGGCCCCATTAATGAACCGAACCCCCCCTTCCTGCGGCCCCAGGGGGGCAGGGGTAGACATGGTACTGTCACTCCTGGTCGCTCCAATCCTCCATTCTGCGGGAGGAACGGCTGGGAGGGCCTCGAATTAACTCACCCGCCGGCATGTCGGTCTAGGGGTGGGCACGGCGCTAGTCCAGACCCCCATTTACGCCTTCTGGGGCTCCCCAGGATTCCTTCCAGCAAGGAGCGTGGTAGGATAAGCCCCAGCGAACACTCCGACAGCACTGAGGCCGCGGC
It encodes:
- the SYTL1 gene encoding synaptotagmin-like protein 1 isoform X2, with protein sequence MPQRGHPAPEGLWSLPGLLMAHEPEPEADGLLDLSFLTEEEQEAIAEVLKRDARLRQLEDGRVSKLRASLADPGQLKILTGDWFQEARSQRHQHAHFGSDLVRASIRRKKGCRGDQAGGSDGEAEAAGKETEEALEPRLSVDEGPQERLSEAEGPDVSSPCVPTKPSEQEEEPQAQEDEREAPDLGHPPVVAGEEADPEMQPPSRGEEEPQPPPAQAASEMLENGEETPGADPSFDRMLSSSSSLSSLNSSTLSGSQMSLSGEPEAGAVQVRGSVHFALRYEPGAAELRVHVIQCQGLAAARRRRSDPYVKSYLLPDKQSKRKTTVKKRNLNPVFNEILRYSVPQTELRGRVLSLSVWHRESLGRNIFLGEVEVPLNTWDWDPEPTWLPLQPRVPPSPDDLPSRGLLSLSLKYIPAGSEGPGLPPSGELHFWVKEVQDLIPLRSGPPDTFVQCSVLPDDSRASRQRTRVVRRSLNPMFNHTMVYDGFGPADLRQACAELSLWDHGALGSRQLGGTRLSLGTGSSYGLQVPWMDSTHEERRLWQSLLERPCEWVDGLLPLRTNLAPRT
- the SYTL1 gene encoding synaptotagmin-like protein 1 isoform X1 translates to MPQRGHPAPEGLWSLPGLLMAHEPEPEADGLLDLSFLTEEEQEAIAEVLKRDARLRQLEDGRVSKLRASLADPGQLKILTGDWFQEARSQRHQHAHFGSDLVRASIRRKKGCRGDQAGGSDGEAEAAGKETEEALEPRLSVDEGPQERLSEAEGPDVSSPCVPTKPSEQEEEPQAQEDEREAPDLGHPPVVAGEEADPEMQPPSRGEEEPQPPPAQTQAASEMLENGEETPGADPSFDRMLSSSSSLSSLNSSTLSGSQMSLSGEPEAGAVQVRGSVHFALRYEPGAAELRVHVIQCQGLAAARRRRSDPYVKSYLLPDKQSKRKTTVKKRNLNPVFNEILRYSVPQTELRGRVLSLSVWHRESLGRNIFLGEVEVPLNTWDWDPEPTWLPLQPRVPPSPDDLPSRGLLSLSLKYIPAGSEGPGLPPSGELHFWVKEVQDLIPLRSGPPDTFVQCSVLPDDSRASRQRTRVVRRSLNPMFNHTMVYDGFGPADLRQACAELSLWDHGALGSRQLGGTRLSLGTGSSYGLQVPWMDSTHEERRLWQSLLERPCEWVDGLLPLRTNLAPRT